TCGGATTCCTGCCCGAAACGGCCTCCGGCCCCGGGAAACGCCGCGAGAAGATCGGACGGGTGCTCGTCGGCCTGAGCACGCGGCTGAGAAGCTATGAGATCGGCAAGCTGGAGAAGGCTCTGGGCCTCGCCACGCTGGTGGTCATCGCCATCGGGATCACCCTCACCGTCCTGCTCGTGAGGATCATCGTGGAGCCGGTGAAGCAGCTGGTCGCGGCGACGCGTCGCATCGCTCAGGGAGACCTCGACACGATGCTTCATGTGAACTCCCACGACGAGATCGGGGAGCTGGCGAGGAGCTTCAACCAGATGACGTTGAAGCTCCAGAACTCACGCCAGGAACTCGAGCGGACGAACCAGATGCTCGAGGAAAAGGTAAGAGAGAGGACTCAGGAGCTGGAGGAGGCGCAGGGCCAGCTGGTGCAGGCCGAGAAGATGTCGGTGGTGGGGCAGCTGGTCTCGGGCGTCGCCCACGAGCTCAACAACCCGCTCGCCGGGGTCCTCGGCTATTCCCAGCTGCTTCTTCGCATGGAGGTCCCGGACGACGTGAAGAGGGGTCTCGAGAAGATCGAGTCCGAAGCGGATCGCTGCAAGCGCATCGTCCAGAACCTCCTCATCTTCGCCCGGAAGAACAAGCCGCAGAAGCGGCTCATCGATCTCAACGGGATCGTCGAGAGCGTCCTGGAGCTCAAGGACTACCAGTTCCGCGTCGACAACGTCCGCGTCGTGAGAGAGCTGAACGCCCGGCTCCCCATGACGATGGCCGACTCGGGCCAGCTTCAGCAGGTGATCATGAACATCGTTCACAACGCCCAGCAAGCCATGAACGAGACCGAGCGCGAAGCCGTCCTCACGGTCCGGACCTGGGCGGATCCCGCCTCCATCCATCTGGAGATCGCGGACACCGGCCTGGGCATCCCCCCCCATCATCTCAACCGGATCTTCGATCCCTTCTTCACCACGAAGGAGGTCGGGCAGGGGACCGGGCTGGGTCTTTCGATCTGCTACGGGGTCATCCAGGAGCACCGGGGCCGGATCTGGGCGGAGAGCCGCACGGGATCCGGAACGATCTTCCACATCGTGCTCCCCGTGCAAGGCGACGGAGCCCCGATCCGGCCTCTCGAGCCGTCGGCCCCGGCCCCCCCCGGAAACGCGGCGACGAGTTCCGGCGCGACGGCCCGGATCCTGGTCGTGGACGACGAGGCGTCCATCGTCGATATCCTCTATGACGTGCTCCGGCTCGACGGTCACCAGATCGAAACCGCCCTGAACGGCCGGTTGGCGTTGAGAAAGCTCCAGCAACAGCCGTTCGACGTGATCATCTCGGACTTGAGGATGCCGGGAATGAGCGGACAGGAGCTGTTCGAGCAGATGAAAGAGATGAATTCGGCGCTCCTGAGCCGCATCATCTTCACGACGGGAGACGTAGCGAGCCAGGACACGCAGGGCTTCCTGGAGAAATCCGGCAGCCCCTACCTCCAGAAGCCTTTCGATCTCAACGAGGTCCGCCGGCTCGTGCAGGAGATGCTGGTCTCGATCCGCGGGAGCCGGCCCGACCTTCCGTCCCTCACTCCCGTCGACTCTCGCGATCCAGATCCCTCCGCTTGATCGCCTCGCGCTTGTCGTAGAGCTTCTTGCCGCGCGCCAGGGCCAGCTCCACCTTGACCTTTCCTTTCCTGAGGTAAAGGCGAAGCGGCACGAGCGTCAGCGTGGCGTGCTTTCGCCGGCGGTCCAGCCTCCGGATCTCTTCCCGGTGCAGAAGCAGCTTGCGCTCCCGAAGCGGGTCGTGATTGTTCAGGTTCCCGTGGCTGTAGGGGGAGATGTGGCAGTTCAGGAGCCAGATCTCGTTGTGACGAACCAGCGCGTAGCTTTCCTTGAGGTTGGCGCGTCCCTGGCGAAGCGACTTGACCTCCGTTCCGACCAGAACGATCCCGGCCTCCACTTTGTCCTCGATGAAATATTCGTGGAAGGCTTGGCGGTTGGTGGACAGAACCTTCACGTCTTCCTTGTCGGCCATGACGTCCTTTCCGGCCCGTCTGCGTCGCTCGCGGAAGCGCCGTGTCGGGGAATCTAGCCTAGCCCAAAAGGATTCCGCCCGCCACGCCTGCCTTGACACCCCCGGTGCGGTGGACAAGAATGAAAGCCGTCGGGCGGGCCACCGAACGGGCGGAGACGGCCGCGGGGGCGCAATCCCCGGTCCACCAGGAGGCAGCGGCGATGCAAAATGATCACGAGACGGCCGGTGGGTGCGGCGGATGCACGGTCGGCCAGGCGCGCGAAGTCAGCGTCGCCGGCGTGAAATTCCATAATCTTGGCAAGGTCGAGCATTTCAATTCCGACGGATTCGAGCTGGAGCTCGACGAGGCCGTGGTGGTCGAGAGCGACGACGGCGAGAAATACGGCACGGTGGCGGAGGCCACGAGCCGAATCCGCGGCGGCTGCGGGGTGGGATGCATGAAGCGCGTGCGCCGCCGGGCGACCACGCAGGATGCCGACTTGTTCCGGAGGAACTCGCTGCGCGAAAAAGAAGCGCTGGCTTATTGCCGGGAGCGCGTGGCGGAACGGAGCCTCGCCATGAAGCTGGTGGTCGCGGATCAGAGCCTCGACGGGCGCAAGGTCACTTTCCATTTCACCGCCGAGGGACGCGTCGATTTCCGAGAGCTCGTGAAGGATCTCGCGCAGCGCTTCCACACGCGCATCGAGATGCGGCAGATCGGCGTGCGCGACGAAGCCGGAGTGAAGGGCGGCTACGGTCCCTGCGGGCGGAACCTGTGCTGCTCGAGCTTTCTCAAGGAGTTCGCGCCCGTCTCGATCCGGATGGCCAAGGATCAGAACCTGAGCCTGAATCCTTCGAAGATCTCGGGGATGTGCGGGCGACTGATGTGCTGCCTCCGGTACGAGCACACCGCGAAGGAAGCCGCGGGATAGATTTCCCCTATCCTTCGCCCCCCTACTCCGATTCGTCGTCCTGACAGGCCCCTTCCCGAAACGCCCGGTAGACCTCGCGCCGGGGAACGCCGAGCCGCAGGGCCACCGCTCGGATCGCATCACGCCGGCTGGAGCCTTCCTTCTTCATTTCCCGGGAGACCTCGCCGCGGAGGACCTCGACCGGCGCGTGACGCGGCCGCGGGGAGGGAGCGCCTCCAACCACGACGGTGACTTCCCCGCGGACGGCGGATTGCCTTAGCCGCTCCGCCAGATCGCCCAGGCTCCCCGCGAGGAACTCCTCGTGGATCTTGGTCATCTCCCGGCCGATCGACGCCGGGCGATCTCCGAAGATCTCGGTCATCTCCTTCAAGCTCGACCCCACCCGGCGCGGCGAATCGAAGAAGATCAGGGTCTCTTGGCGACCCCGGAGAGACTCCAGCAGGCGCCGTCGCTCGCCGCTTCGATGCGGCAGGAATCCGAAGAAGGAAAAGCGCTCCGCCGGCAGCCCCGACGCCACGAGAGCGGCGAGGGGGGCCGAAGGACCCGGAACCGGAACGACACGTATCCCGGCTTCACGGGCGGCGCGCGCCAGGCTGACGCCGGGATCCGACACCGACGGGGTGCCGCCGTCGGTGACCAGGGCCACGTCCTGTCCCGATCGCAGTTTCTGGAGCAACGCGGGAACCGTCCGGGCCTCGTTGAACCGATGGAAGGGGACGGTGCGGGTGCGGAGGGAATGATGGTTCAGCAGCTTCCGCGTCTGGCGCGTGTCCTCGCAGGCGATCAGGGGCACGTCCCGGAGGATTCTCAGGGCGCGCAGCGTGATGTCCTCGAGATTCCCGATCGGGGTGGCGACGAGGTAGAGCGTTCCTAAAGGCACCGGGATCCTCCAAGGCTCAGATTCCCCAGTCTCTGGGATAGCGGAAATCGACTCCGACGGTGCGATCCGAGACCTTGGCGATCAACGGCATGACCCGCTTGTATTGCGAAGTCCGGATTCGGCGCAGGACGTCGTCCACCATCGGGCGAGGAAAACCGCATCGCACGGCTTCCTCACGGCCGCCTCGGAGGTCGACGAGGAGATAGAGGAGCCGGTCCAGGCGCGCGTAGGTGAACCCGAGCTCCTTTTCGTCGGTCTGGCCTGGGTACAGGTCGGCGCTGGGGTGCTTGGACAGGATGCGGGAAGGGATTCGCAGGTGCCGGGCCAGCTGGCGCAGCTGTGTCTTGTAGAGGTCGCCCACCGGGTTGAGGGCGCTGGCGAGGTCGCCATGGATGGTGCCGTATCCGAGAAGAAGCTCCGTCTTGTTGCTGGTTCCCAGGACCAGGGCGCGCCGATCGGCCGAAAGATCGTATAGGACGGCCATTCGCTGGCGGGCCATCATGTTCCCTCGGCGGAGACGGCCGGCGTCCGGGCGGGAATCGAAGTAGGCGTCGACCAGCGGCGTGATCGCCGATTCCACCGAGGGGCAGCGGAGCCGGCGGATGAAGGCGCGAGCGTCCCTCAGGCTGGACGGAGAGCTGGTCCGATAAGGGAGAAGAGCCGCCAGGACCGATCGCGGGCCGAGAGCCCTCACCGCCAGGGCGAGCACGACGGCGGAATCGATCCCGCCGGAGGCGCCCACTACGGCGCGGCGGAGCCCCGTCCGAAGCGTCTCGCGGCGGATGAAGTCCACGAGGAGCGCCTCCGTGAGCTCCGGGTTGATCGAAAGACGGAGCGGTTTTCTGAGGATCGACGGGCGGCTCACGGGTGAAGAGTCTAGGCGTCGGCCCGGCGCACTGTCAACAAACCCATTGCGCCGGAAAACCCGTCATTGCTATAATTGCGGCTCCTCAAACGTTCACCGAACATGGGAGGTGGGACCGGATGATCCCCGCAACACAGCTGCGCACCGGCATGGCCATCATGCACGAGGGGAACCTCTGCCGGGTCATGAAGGTGCAGCACATCACCCCGGGGAACTGGCGGGGGATGGTGCAGGTCAAGCTCCGAAACCTCAAGACCGGGAACAGTCTCGAGTATCGCTTCCGCTCTGAGGATCGGGTGGAAAGAGCGAGTCTCGAGCAGCACGAGGTCGAGTTCCTCTACAAGGAGGGACGTGACTACCATTTCATGAATACCGAATCGTACGAGCAGTTCACGCTCAGTGACGAGGCCTTGGGCGACAACGTCTATTACCTGATTCCAAACATCAAGCTGAAGATGGAGTTCTACGACGGGAATCCCGTCGGGACCGAGATGCCCCTCACGGTCGACCTGCGCGTCGTCACGACCGAGCCCGGCCTGAAGAGCGCCACCGCAACGAATTCGGGCAAGCCGGCGACGCTTGAGACGGGCCTCGTCGTTCAGGTGCCCCAGTTCATCGCCGAAGGAGAAGTCATCCGGGTGGACACCACCGAGGGGAAGTATCTCGAACGAGCCAAGTAATTAATAATAAAGAGTCGGCGCCTCGGTTCCCACTGCGGCGTCAGCTCCTGCACCCGCCGTGAAATCTCGAAGCCTTCGGAAGACCTTGTCCTCCTCCAGCGCTCCCGCTGTTTTCGCCCGCCCCATCGAGTCCATGCCACTTCGTCCTGCGCCCGGAGGCCGGCAACCGCCGTGCACCAGCCCCGCCGCTCCGCCGATCGCCCGCGCCCCTCGTTGACAACCCCTCGGCGGGGCCTATATTGGCCCCGTCGATCCGACGGCGGCCGCCCGCGCGAGCCGGAGACCCATGACGACACCTCTCCAGCCTCAAGGAAGTCTTGTAGATACAAACTGTTGTGAGGTTCTGGCGTCTCTTTGCGGCGGCGCGCAGACGGGAGTTCTGACCGCCCAGGGGCCGGGCGGAGAGAAATCGGTATATCTCGAGAAGGGGAGGATCGTCTTCGCCGCCTCGAAGGATCCGGACGATCGCCTGGGAGAGCTTCTCCTCACCCGCGGAGCCGTGACGCGGGAGCAGCTGGATGAGGCTTCGGCCAAAGTCCGTCCCGGAAAGAGACTCGGGACGATCCTGGTGGAGCTCGGGTTCCTGCCCGCCGCGGAGCTTCCCCGCTGGGTGCTCGAGCAAGTCAAGGAGATCATCTACTCCCTCTTCTCCTGGGGGGACGGAAAGTACCGTTTCGAGGCAGGCCCTTTCCCTTCCGGCGAGGTCATCGCCCTGCGGATTTCGACCGCCGAGATCTTCCTTTCTGGACTCCGGCGAGTCCAGAAATGGTCGGTCGTCAAGAAAGGCGCGGGAGAGACGCAGATCCCCTACCGTCTCTCTTCGAACTTCCGCGAGCTCCTCAAAGAGGCTCATCTGGGCAAGGAAGAGGAGTCGCTGCTCGAGCTCCTCGCCTCGGGGGAGCGGACGATGGAGGAGGCGGCACGGCAGTCCAACCTCACGACGCTGCTCGTCTATCAGCTGTTCTTCGCTTTTCGAGTTCTGGGCGTCGTCCTGCCGGGCCAGGCCCCGGCCAAGGGGCAAGAACCGCCGCCACCGAAGACCTCCTCCCTCATTTCGAACGCCACCACGCGGGAGGCCTTGTCGGCGACGGATCCCCCCAAGGATTCGGTTGCCGGAGCCGACTTCAGGTCGCGCGTCGCGCCGGGTCCCCGCTCCGATGCCGATCCCGGCGCGAACACGGTCGTCCTGAAAATGCCCCTCATCCCGGCCGCGGCGCTCGCCCCCGACAAGAGTCCGACGCAAGCCGCGCCGGAAACGACAGCGGCTCCGCCTGCTCTCGAAGGGACGCCGATTCAAGGGTCCTTCGAAAAGACTCCGGCTGCAACGCCGCCCGAGAAGAGCCCCTCCGCCGCGCCGACTTCCCGAAAGCGGGAGTACCGGGTCGTCCGCGTGGAGGGGGACAGGCTCGACGGAAAAGGAGTTCAACAAATCGAGGAGGTTCTCGGGACCTGGAGCCGCAAGGGATACTCTCTGGCCGGCGTCGTCCAGGGCAGGGGTTCCGGCCTGTTCAATTCCACGCCCCCCTCGTTTTTCATCTTCGAACGCGACTGATTTCCCATCCCGTGCCGGCGGGAACCGCTCCCCGCTGGGTTACAATCCGTCCGACGGCGGAGGTCGGGAGTGCGAATCGCCCGGTTCATGGTCGAGGGCAAACCGGTCTGCGGCAGGCTTGAGGGGGACTGGCTGCATCCCTTCCCGGCCGACGCGCTGGAAGATCGTCGCGAGTTGTCACCCCCGGTCCCGGTGATCGGGACCGAGATGCTGCCGCCCTGCCGGCCCGGAAAGATCGTGGCGGTCGGTGTGAACTATCGGGAGCACGCGCGGGAACGCGGCAAAGCGCTTCCGGCGGAGCCTCTCATCTTCCTCAAGCCCCCCTCCGCGGCGCTGGCCCCGCGAGGCCGGATCGTCCTCCCCTCCGGGGTGGGACGCGTCGATCATGAAGCCGAGATGGCCGTGGTGATCGGGCGGACCGCCCGCCATCTCGCCGAAGGCGAGTCCGGGCTTTTCATCCTCGGGTACACTTGCTTCAACGACGTGACGGCCCGTGAGCTGCAGGACCGTGACGTCCAGTTCGCCCGCGCAAAGGGATTCGATACGTTCGCGCCCTTCGGCCCATGGATTGAAACCGACCTCGATCCGCTCGACCTGGCGATCACCGCCAGCGTGAACGGCCAGGTGCGACAATCGTCCAGGACCCGGGAGATGGTCTTCCCCCCGGCGCACCTGGTGGCGTTCATCTCCCGGGTGATGACCCTCTTCCCCGGCGACCTCATCGCCACCGGAACGCCCTCGGGAATCGGTCCCCTCCTTCCGGGCGACATCGTCGAAGTGACGATCCAGGGAATCGGCACCCTTTCGAACTCAGTCGTCGCCGCTTCCGGGGGTTGATTCGACCCCGCCGCTCTCTTTTCGGAGAGCCCGCAGCAGCCGATCGAAATCTTCGGGCAGGGGCGCGTGAAAATGCAGCCATGCGCCGGTGAGCGGATGGGTGAATCCCAGCCGGCTCGCATGGAGCGCCTGGCGCGGGAAGCTGTCCAGCAGAGGCTCGCGCGGGAGGCGGTGGGCCGATCCGTAGACTTTGTCCCCGACCACGGGGTGCCCCCGGTGGGACAGATGGATGCGGATCTGATGGGTTCGTCCGGTCTCGAGCGTGATGGAAAGAAGCGTGGCGCGCGCGAAGGGCTCGACGGTCGCGTAGTGCGTCACCGCCGCCTTCCCGCCTTCCCCCGCGCCGGCCGCGCCGCGGCGAGAGCCGGCGGCCGATCGTGACAATCGATCCGAAATCGTCCCTGTCGCGGCCGCCGGCGTCCCGCGCACCAGCGCGAGGTACTCGCGCGCAATCGTGTGAGTTCGGAACTGCTCCGCGAGGATCCGGTTCGCGGATCCGCGGCGGGAAAAGAGAAGAAGTCCCGACGTCTCGCGGTCGATCCGGTGGAGCAGCCCGAGATACGGAGACCGGTCAGGATTCCGCTTTTTGAGATGCCGGGCGAGCAGATCGAGGAGCGTTCCCCGGTCTCCCTGAGAGGTGGGTTGGACGAGGATTCCTGGAGCTTTGTCGACCACGATGACGGCCGGATCCTCGTGAACCACGCGGAAGGGGGCCATGCCCTCCGGCGCGCCCGAGCGGCGCTCCTCAGGAAGAGGGAAGACCTCCACTCGATCGCCCGCCCGGACCGGCCGCGAAGCAACCTTCACCCGTTTCCCGTTGAGCGTCACGCCCCCCGCCGCCAGGAGGTCGCGCGCCCGGATCCTGGAAAAAACGCGGCTGCGCTCGCGGATGAAGCGATCGAGCCGCCGACCTTCGTCTTCCGGACCCGCAAGCAGGACGATGGGACGGGCGCGGTGCATGGAGCCTCAAGGCTCGCTCGCGCGGCGGAGGGGTTGGCCATCGGGAATGGGGTGCTGCAGGAACGCCGGCCAGTGAGGGCTTGCGGTGAGGCCGGTGCTGGGTTTTCTCCGGTAGGTCCGGATCGAAGAGGAGGGCCCGCCCCGTCGAATCAGGCCCAGGCCCCGGCGGGCGAGGCGGTCGTGCGGATAAAGCTCCAGGGCCCTCGCGTATTCCGAGCGCGCCTCGCCCGGCCGGCCCATCTTCCGGAGCGAGGAGCCCAGCAGGGAATGCGGCAGATGGTACCGGGGGACGGCTCGCGCCGCGCTCCGGTAATGCGCGGCGGCGGCGTCGAGCTTGCCGGCGGCCTCCAGGAGGTTTCCGAGACGCAGATGCCCCCACAGGCTGCGCGGGTTGCCGGCGAGAATCTCGCAATACTCTTCCGCGGCGGCCTCTCGGTCTCCGTTTTCCTCGAGCGCTTCGCCCAGGGAAAGCAGCGGAGCGGGATACGCTCCCACCGCCTTCTTGTGCTCCCGCAGCTCCTCGAGACGGTAGGCGCTGAGGGCCGCCACTTCCCTCAGCGTCGCCTCCGCCTGCCGGTAGGCGAGGAGGCTCTCCGGATCGTCGCGCACCAGCAGGCCCTCCATGCGCGAGCGCTCCCAGATCGAATCATCGTATCCCTTGAGGCGTTTGGCCTCCTCGTAAAGGGCGGTTCCCGGATAGACGACCAGAGGGGAGACGATTCCATCGTGAGGCCGGACCCGGCGGATGAGGCGCAGCGTGGCCGCGCAATCCTCGCGCGTTTCCCCGGCGACGCCGGTGATGAGGTAGATCGAAAGTTCCATTCCAACGCGTCGCGTCAGCTCGCAGGCCTTGACGACCTGATCGAGCTGGATTCCCTTGTTCAGCTTCCGGAGGACGGCTTCCGAGCCCGACTCGACTCCGTACTGGATATGCTGGCAGCCGGCGCGCCGCATCCAGAGCAGCCGCTCCTCGTCGACGGCGTTGACGCGG
This is a stretch of genomic DNA from Candidatus Polarisedimenticolia bacterium. It encodes these proteins:
- a CDS encoding ATP-binding protein: MKFNRGLKGKFIFLVSALLITTSMALGWIFLVREVRDSQEKLSQKGIILARNLAANVELGVYTRNHETLANLAAAVLQESDVAFVVILDESDKPLYADAAEGFRAPDLPSLLEEMPSEAPATPKEATLEVHRFRDPLHDDEEVYLASFPVLTRKGGSVGEEIGFLPETASGPGKRREKIGRVLVGLSTRLRSYEIGKLEKALGLATLVVIAIGITLTVLLVRIIVEPVKQLVAATRRIAQGDLDTMLHVNSHDEIGELARSFNQMTLKLQNSRQELERTNQMLEEKVRERTQELEEAQGQLVQAEKMSVVGQLVSGVAHELNNPLAGVLGYSQLLLRMEVPDDVKRGLEKIESEADRCKRIVQNLLIFARKNKPQKRLIDLNGIVESVLELKDYQFRVDNVRVVRELNARLPMTMADSGQLQQVIMNIVHNAQQAMNETEREAVLTVRTWADPASIHLEIADTGLGIPPHHLNRIFDPFFTTKEVGQGTGLGLSICYGVIQEHRGRIWAESRTGSGTIFHIVLPVQGDGAPIRPLEPSAPAPPGNAATSSGATARILVVDDEASIVDILYDVLRLDGHQIETALNGRLALRKLQQQPFDVIISDLRMPGMSGQELFEQMKEMNSALLSRIIFTTGDVASQDTQGFLEKSGSPYLQKPFDLNEVRRLVQEMLVSIRGSRPDLPSLTPVDSRDPDPSA
- the smpB gene encoding SsrA-binding protein SmpB, translating into MADKEDVKVLSTNRQAFHEYFIEDKVEAGIVLVGTEVKSLRQGRANLKESYALVRHNEIWLLNCHISPYSHGNLNNHDPLRERKLLLHREEIRRLDRRRKHATLTLVPLRLYLRKGKVKVELALARGKKLYDKREAIKRRDLDRESRRE
- the ricT gene encoding regulatory iron-sulfur-containing complex subunit RicT: MQNDHETAGGCGGCTVGQAREVSVAGVKFHNLGKVEHFNSDGFELELDEAVVVESDDGEKYGTVAEATSRIRGGCGVGCMKRVRRRATTQDADLFRRNSLREKEALAYCRERVAERSLAMKLVVADQSLDGRKVTFHFTAEGRVDFRELVKDLAQRFHTRIEMRQIGVRDEAGVKGGYGPCGRNLCCSSFLKEFAPVSIRMAKDQNLSLNPSKISGMCGRLMCCLRYEHTAKEAAG
- the rsmI gene encoding 16S rRNA (cytidine(1402)-2'-O)-methyltransferase translates to MPLGTLYLVATPIGNLEDITLRALRILRDVPLIACEDTRQTRKLLNHHSLRTRTVPFHRFNEARTVPALLQKLRSGQDVALVTDGGTPSVSDPGVSLARAAREAGIRVVPVPGPSAPLAALVASGLPAERFSFFGFLPHRSGERRRLLESLRGRQETLIFFDSPRRVGSSLKEMTEIFGDRPASIGREMTKIHEEFLAGSLGDLAERLRQSAVRGEVTVVVGGAPSPRPRHAPVEVLRGEVSREMKKEGSSRRDAIRAVALRLGVPRREVYRAFREGACQDDESE
- a CDS encoding NAD+ synthase, whose protein sequence is MSRPSILRKPLRLSINPELTEALLVDFIRRETLRTGLRRAVVGASGGIDSAVVLALAVRALGPRSVLAALLPYRTSSPSSLRDARAFIRRLRCPSVESAITPLVDAYFDSRPDAGRLRRGNMMARQRMAVLYDLSADRRALVLGTSNKTELLLGYGTIHGDLASALNPVGDLYKTQLRQLARHLRIPSRILSKHPSADLYPGQTDEKELGFTYARLDRLLYLLVDLRGGREEAVRCGFPRPMVDDVLRRIRTSQYKRVMPLIAKVSDRTVGVDFRYPRDWGI
- the efp gene encoding elongation factor P, encoding MIPATQLRTGMAIMHEGNLCRVMKVQHITPGNWRGMVQVKLRNLKTGNSLEYRFRSEDRVERASLEQHEVEFLYKEGRDYHFMNTESYEQFTLSDEALGDNVYYLIPNIKLKMEFYDGNPVGTEMPLTVDLRVVTTEPGLKSATATNSGKPATLETGLVVQVPQFIAEGEVIRVDTTEGKYLERAK
- a CDS encoding DUF4388 domain-containing protein yields the protein MTTPLQPQGSLVDTNCCEVLASLCGGAQTGVLTAQGPGGEKSVYLEKGRIVFAASKDPDDRLGELLLTRGAVTREQLDEASAKVRPGKRLGTILVELGFLPAAELPRWVLEQVKEIIYSLFSWGDGKYRFEAGPFPSGEVIALRISTAEIFLSGLRRVQKWSVVKKGAGETQIPYRLSSNFRELLKEAHLGKEEESLLELLASGERTMEEAARQSNLTTLLVYQLFFAFRVLGVVLPGQAPAKGQEPPPPKTSSLISNATTREALSATDPPKDSVAGADFRSRVAPGPRSDADPGANTVVLKMPLIPAAALAPDKSPTQAAPETTAAPPALEGTPIQGSFEKTPAATPPEKSPSAAPTSRKREYRVVRVEGDRLDGKGVQQIEEVLGTWSRKGYSLAGVVQGRGSGLFNSTPPSFFIFERD
- a CDS encoding fumarylacetoacetate hydrolase family protein, with the translated sequence MRIARFMVEGKPVCGRLEGDWLHPFPADALEDRRELSPPVPVIGTEMLPPCRPGKIVAVGVNYREHARERGKALPAEPLIFLKPPSAALAPRGRIVLPSGVGRVDHEAEMAVVIGRTARHLAEGESGLFILGYTCFNDVTARELQDRDVQFARAKGFDTFAPFGPWIETDLDPLDLAITASVNGQVRQSSRTREMVFPPAHLVAFISRVMTLFPGDLIATGTPSGIGPLLPGDIVEVTIQGIGTLSNSVVAASGG
- a CDS encoding RluA family pseudouridine synthase, which translates into the protein MHRARPIVLLAGPEDEGRRLDRFIRERSRVFSRIRARDLLAAGGVTLNGKRVKVASRPVRAGDRVEVFPLPEERRSGAPEGMAPFRVVHEDPAVIVVDKAPGILVQPTSQGDRGTLLDLLARHLKKRNPDRSPYLGLLHRIDRETSGLLLFSRRGSANRILAEQFRTHTIAREYLALVRGTPAAATGTISDRLSRSAAGSRRGAAGAGEGGKAAVTHYATVEPFARATLLSITLETGRTHQIRIHLSHRGHPVVGDKVYGSAHRLPREPLLDSFPRQALHASRLGFTHPLTGAWLHFHAPLPEDFDRLLRALRKESGGVESTPGSGDD
- a CDS encoding radical SAM protein, whose amino-acid sequence is MSGRRRGFKILLAYRCQYGGRQDFYTRQMPVGLGTINALLRSRGFDSRLANFSRFRWQEVRDSIRSFRPRVLGISMFTFNRGAAVRLAREARRIDPALFIVAGGPHATHLAERVLLRNAWIDAVAVGEGEETMLELARALASGKDPAAVRGLVLRGGRGILRTPSRLPVPDLDTLPHPAGAYESIGVDRYAQLEFLITSRGCPARCTFCSTPEFWGTRLRFRSVEHVLDELRTLQNRFGHVTVSFRDDTFTVDKARTLELCRRLIDSGLNLLWDCQSRVNAVDEERLLWMRRAGCQHIQYGVESGSEAVLRKLNKGIQLDQVVKACELTRRVGMELSIYLITGVAGETREDCAATLRLIRRVRPHDGIVSPLVVYPGTALYEEAKRLKGYDDSIWERSRMEGLLVRDDPESLLAYRQAEATLREVAALSAYRLEELREHKKAVGAYPAPLLSLGEALEENGDREAAAEEYCEILAGNPRSLWGHLRLGNLLEAAGKLDAAAAHYRSAARAVPRYHLPHSLLGSSLRKMGRPGEARSEYARALELYPHDRLARRGLGLIRRGGPSSSIRTYRRKPSTGLTASPHWPAFLQHPIPDGQPLRRASEP